From one bacterium genomic stretch:
- a CDS encoding sulfotransferase, which yields MIEEQVLAMAREATGLSDFGEPVFRDGLATLIATYEGNAFSEKGQRRNQRRLVGLLSTRLRFEDAWKKHPEVLERPVERPMVLTGLPRSGTSALFNLLGDDPAARPLLMWETQFPDPLAGWTPDDRGQADPRRDAIEAHYAKVREKNPEFTKIHFTSADTPEECVLIHAYALCGVHLGIECMMEPYGSWLRDCDLRPMYAYQKRILQLLDWQRPGKRWLLKAPAHMWGIDALVETFPDVSIVWSHRTPLLAVASICSMTHALMATCEDVDKKALGPIVMDWYATSLERGLAARDRLDPKTFVDVTHDAFVEDGLSEARRIYAHFGHDLGPGAEAAMRARIEAHPKDKHGSHDYGLEEFGLCPADVKARFGAYVDRFGLAW from the coding sequence ATGATTGAGGAACAGGTGTTGGCGATGGCTCGGGAGGCCACCGGCCTTTCGGATTTTGGTGAGCCTGTGTTTCGGGACGGCTTGGCGACGCTGATCGCGACCTACGAGGGCAACGCGTTCTCCGAGAAGGGGCAAAGACGGAATCAACGCAGGCTGGTCGGTCTGCTCTCTACGCGGCTTCGTTTCGAGGACGCCTGGAAGAAGCATCCGGAGGTCCTGGAGCGGCCCGTCGAACGGCCGATGGTGCTCACCGGACTTCCTCGTTCGGGGACTTCGGCACTCTTCAACCTCCTGGGGGACGACCCTGCCGCTCGGCCCCTGCTGATGTGGGAAACGCAGTTTCCGGATCCGCTAGCCGGCTGGACGCCCGACGACCGAGGCCAGGCGGATCCGCGGCGCGATGCGATCGAGGCTCACTACGCGAAGGTTCGCGAGAAGAACCCTGAATTCACGAAGATCCACTTCACCAGCGCGGATACGCCGGAGGAGTGCGTTCTGATTCATGCCTATGCCCTCTGCGGTGTACATCTGGGAATCGAGTGCATGATGGAGCCCTACGGAAGCTGGCTTCGCGATTGCGACCTTCGGCCGATGTATGCCTACCAGAAGCGAATTCTCCAGCTCTTGGATTGGCAGCGCCCAGGCAAGCGCTGGCTCCTGAAGGCGCCAGCGCATATGTGGGGGATCGATGCGCTGGTCGAGACCTTCCCGGATGTCTCGATCGTCTGGAGCCATCGCACGCCGCTTCTCGCTGTGGCGTCGATTTGCAGCATGACGCATGCGTTGATGGCCACCTGCGAAGACGTCGACAAGAAGGCGCTCGGCCCGATCGTGATGGATTGGTACGCGACCTCGCTCGAGCGAGGGCTGGCGGCCCGCGATCGGCTCGACCCGAAGACGTTCGTCGATGTGACCCATGATGCCTTCGTCGAAGACGGCCTCTCGGAGGCACGGCGCATCTATGCCCATTTCGGACACGATCTCGGGCCAGGGGCCGAAGCCGCCATGCGGGCGCGAATCGAAGCGCATCCCAAGGACAAACACGGCAGCCACGACTACGGGCTGGAGGAGTTCGGCCTCTGCCCGGCGGATGTGAAGGCGCGCTTCGGTGCCTACGTCGATCGCTTCGGGCTGGCCTGGTAG
- a CDS encoding fumarylacetoacetate hydrolase family protein — translation MRLVTFTHGGRSRLGRLQGEEVIDLSGSSLPPVMLSLLEAGPEALVEAGKADGPKLALGDVRLEAPIARPPKILAVGLNYADHVAETGRDVPTVPIIFNKQSTSVVGPFDPFHRPKVSELLDYEGELAIVIGKRCRHVPSERAHEVIAGYTVCNDVSVRDWQLRSPTMMMGKSFDTHCPLGPALVTVEELGGTPTGLELETRVNGELRQHSNTKELIFDCFELVEHLSTAFTPEPGDVISTGTCGGVAVAMKPPKWLVPGDVVRVEIEGVGAIVGDHEKP, via the coding sequence ATGCGACTCGTCACATTCACTCATGGTGGCAGGAGCCGGCTCGGGCGCCTGCAAGGTGAGGAGGTCATCGACCTCAGTGGTAGTTCGCTTCCGCCGGTGATGCTGAGCCTGCTCGAGGCCGGGCCGGAGGCTCTTGTCGAAGCCGGAAAAGCGGACGGGCCGAAGCTCGCGCTCGGAGACGTGCGGCTCGAGGCGCCCATTGCCCGGCCGCCAAAGATCCTCGCGGTCGGGCTCAACTACGCCGACCACGTCGCGGAAACCGGGCGCGACGTTCCGACCGTACCGATCATCTTCAACAAACAGTCGACATCTGTCGTCGGACCGTTCGATCCATTTCATCGGCCGAAGGTCTCGGAGCTGCTCGACTATGAAGGTGAGCTGGCGATCGTGATCGGGAAGCGCTGCCGGCACGTTCCCAGCGAGAGGGCCCATGAGGTGATCGCGGGATATACCGTGTGCAACGACGTCTCTGTTCGGGACTGGCAGCTGCGTTCGCCCACGATGATGATGGGGAAGAGCTTCGATACGCATTGTCCGCTCGGCCCGGCTCTCGTCACGGTCGAGGAGCTCGGCGGCACCCCTACCGGACTCGAGCTCGAAACCCGCGTGAACGGAGAATTGCGCCAGCACAGCAATACGAAGGAACTGATCTTCGATTGCTTCGAGCTGGTAGAGCACCTCTCGACGGCGTTCACCCCCGAGCCCGGTGATGTGATCTCCACTGGAACGTGCGGCGGCGTCGCTGTGGCGATGAAGCCGCCGAAATGGCTCGTGCCCGGCGACGTCGTTCGCGTCGAGATCGAAGGAGTGGGTGCGATTGTTGGCGATCACGAGAAACCGTAG
- a CDS encoding EAL domain-containing protein has product MRTVKHWATGAENGVGTFCSDRKCTDEMAEREHRKVEDLAKKRPRVLVVDDDSSVRRTLERALDRDGLEALITSDGEAALRTFEESSPQLVLLDVQMPGMSGFEVCEALRTRPNGSEIPIVMMTGMEDAQAIQHAYDAGATDFVTKPIQWLVLSHRLRYLLRASTNLHRLRETQERVVSAQRLAQVGSWELELESGHFSGTDMLWEIYGVERPDAASGLKTLSRMVHPGDRDHVRRAVQNSCQQSSPVRFDHRMRRADGSERVLHCQVQMNFDPDGTPARLEGIAQDLTERKRTEEQVRFLSSHDALTSLGNRRLFRERLDLAIRQAGQSGWKAGVLYLDLDHFKRINETLGHSIGDSLLAEVANRLVMSVRGADLVTRADRSGETGDSAISRLGGDEFSILLPRVRDVQSLAAVARRILDALAAPFSLAGHDVVVGGSVGITVYPNDGEDPETLLRNADTAMYAAKEQGRNTYQFYAESMNELSLRRLILEGKLRRALEESQFELYYQPKVDLASGNIVGVEALLRWHEPELGMVGPADFIPVAEEMGLITSLGDWVLQAACKQAADWARRGICTAPIAINLSPEQFRKPGLAHRIAEIVREAGISPEALDLEITEGVVLHDADLVIRELEEIRALGMRVALDDFGTGYSSLSYLRRLPVDTLKIDRMFIKDIENEPEDAALTRGIIALGRALGLHSVAEGVENEAQRAQLADWKCDQMQGYLFSKPLPVAEFEELWVSEHAKQNG; this is encoded by the coding sequence ATGCGAACCGTCAAGCACTGGGCGACAGGAGCCGAAAACGGTGTTGGAACGTTCTGCTCGGATCGCAAATGCACGGACGAAATGGCGGAAAGGGAGCACCGCAAGGTGGAGGATCTGGCAAAGAAGCGCCCCCGGGTGCTGGTCGTTGACGACGATTCGAGTGTGCGACGCACGCTCGAACGTGCGCTCGACCGCGATGGCCTCGAAGCCCTGATCACCTCTGACGGGGAGGCCGCGTTGCGCACCTTCGAAGAAAGCTCTCCGCAGCTCGTCCTGCTCGACGTCCAGATGCCAGGCATGTCGGGCTTCGAGGTCTGCGAAGCATTGCGCACACGGCCGAACGGAAGCGAGATTCCGATCGTGATGATGACCGGGATGGAAGATGCACAGGCGATCCAGCATGCCTACGACGCGGGGGCTACTGATTTCGTCACCAAACCGATCCAATGGCTGGTGCTCTCGCACCGCCTCCGGTACCTGCTTCGCGCCAGCACGAACTTGCACCGTCTCCGCGAAACCCAGGAGCGGGTCGTGAGCGCCCAACGCCTGGCTCAGGTGGGCAGCTGGGAACTCGAACTCGAATCGGGCCACTTTTCGGGCACGGACATGCTCTGGGAAATCTACGGTGTCGAACGGCCGGACGCGGCTTCGGGATTGAAGACTCTATCCAGAATGGTCCACCCCGGGGATCGCGACCATGTTCGGCGGGCCGTACAAAACTCTTGTCAACAGAGCAGCCCCGTCCGTTTCGACCATCGCATGCGCCGAGCCGATGGCTCGGAGCGCGTCCTGCACTGCCAGGTCCAGATGAACTTCGATCCGGACGGAACCCCTGCGCGCCTGGAAGGCATCGCCCAGGACTTGACCGAACGCAAGCGCACCGAAGAGCAGGTCCGGTTCCTCTCGTCTCATGACGCGTTGACCAGCCTCGGTAACCGCCGACTGTTCCGCGAGCGCCTGGATCTCGCCATCCGCCAGGCCGGCCAGAGTGGCTGGAAAGCAGGTGTGCTCTACCTCGACCTCGACCACTTCAAACGGATCAACGAGACCTTGGGCCACTCGATCGGAGACTCCCTGCTCGCCGAGGTCGCCAACCGCCTGGTGATGAGTGTTCGCGGTGCCGATCTCGTGACACGGGCGGATCGATCGGGGGAGACCGGCGACTCCGCGATTTCACGGCTTGGCGGCGACGAATTCTCGATCCTCTTGCCGCGGGTACGGGACGTCCAGAGCCTCGCGGCGGTCGCGCGCCGCATCCTGGACGCTCTGGCAGCCCCCTTCTCCCTGGCGGGGCATGACGTCGTCGTTGGCGGAAGCGTCGGAATTACCGTCTACCCAAACGATGGCGAGGATCCGGAAACGCTGCTGCGCAACGCGGACACCGCGATGTATGCGGCCAAGGAACAGGGACGAAACACCTACCAGTTCTATGCCGAGAGCATGAACGAGCTTTCCCTGCGCCGCTTGATTCTCGAGGGCAAACTTCGGCGCGCACTCGAAGAATCCCAGTTCGAGCTCTACTACCAGCCCAAGGTCGATCTGGCTTCCGGAAACATCGTGGGTGTCGAGGCCCTGCTCCGCTGGCACGAGCCGGAGCTCGGTATGGTAGGCCCCGCCGATTTCATTCCCGTTGCCGAGGAAATGGGCCTGATCACCAGCCTCGGCGATTGGGTATTGCAGGCCGCCTGCAAGCAGGCGGCAGATTGGGCGCGGCGCGGAATCTGCACCGCCCCGATCGCCATCAATCTCTCTCCCGAGCAGTTCCGCAAGCCGGGCCTGGCGCACCGCATCGCCGAAATCGTGAGGGAAGCCGGCATCTCTCCCGAAGCACTCGATCTCGAGATCACCGAAGGTGTCGTCCTGCACGACGCAGATCTGGTGATTCGCGAACTCGAAGAAATCCGTGCCCTTGGCATGCGCGTGGCGCTCGACGATTTCGGAACGGGCTACTCCTCTCTCTCCTACCTTCGCCGCCTGCCGGTCGACACCCTCAAGATCGACCGCATGTTCATCAAGGACATCGAGAACGAGCCGGAAGATGCAGCCCTCACCCGAGGGATCATTGCTCTTGGCCGGGCGCTCGGCCTGCATAGCGTCGCCGAAGGCGTGGAAAACGAAGCTCAACGCGCACAGCTCGCTGACTGGAAGTGCGACCAGATGCAAGGCTACCTGTTCAGCAAGCCCCTCCCGGTCGCGGAGTTCGAAGAGCTTTGGGTATCCGAGCACGCCAAGCAGAACGGATGA
- a CDS encoding Zn-dependent alcohol dehydrogenase yields MRAALLQAQGQPLDIVDDIEIRDPRPGEVKVRVRHCGICHSDLTVVDGAFPAGLPLVLGHEAAGVVEEVGAGVTSHAPGDQVVLTPCPPCGSCYWCIRGEWSLCVNSTGIMTNTFPDGSTGLCRGDDMVFRGLNVAGFAEYTVTQANGAIKIPDEVPLELACVIGCAVQTGVGAVLNTAKVVEGATVLVMGLGGIGLSVVQGARLASAAQIIVSDPVAERREASKLFGATRQLDPGSMDVVEAVRDLTGGIGVDYAFETAGFASLVETGYNATRNGGTIIAVGAPPVDQEITLAPAALLTVSGKRLMGCLLGSCNSLLEIPRLISLWQAGRLDLEALITGRRPLTEINEAMGDLRESRGIRTVLEI; encoded by the coding sequence ATGCGAGCTGCTCTTCTGCAGGCCCAGGGCCAGCCTCTCGACATCGTCGACGACATCGAGATCCGCGATCCGCGACCGGGTGAAGTGAAGGTGCGCGTGCGCCATTGCGGCATCTGTCACTCTGACCTGACGGTCGTGGATGGCGCTTTCCCGGCTGGATTGCCCCTGGTGTTGGGGCACGAAGCCGCGGGCGTCGTCGAGGAAGTGGGGGCGGGTGTCACTTCCCATGCACCGGGGGATCAGGTCGTCCTGACACCATGCCCGCCGTGTGGCAGTTGCTACTGGTGCATACGCGGCGAGTGGAGTCTGTGCGTCAACTCTACTGGAATCATGACGAATACATTTCCGGATGGGAGCACCGGCCTCTGTCGTGGCGACGACATGGTGTTCCGGGGGCTCAACGTCGCGGGGTTTGCGGAGTACACGGTCACCCAGGCGAACGGGGCGATCAAGATCCCGGATGAAGTTCCGTTGGAGCTCGCCTGCGTGATCGGCTGCGCCGTGCAGACGGGCGTAGGGGCCGTCCTGAATACGGCGAAGGTCGTGGAGGGAGCGACCGTTCTCGTCATGGGCCTCGGCGGAATCGGTTTGTCAGTCGTGCAGGGGGCGAGGCTTGCGTCCGCGGCGCAGATCATCGTTTCCGATCCTGTCGCCGAGCGAAGAGAGGCGTCCAAGCTCTTCGGCGCAACCCGCCAGCTCGACCCGGGAAGCATGGATGTCGTGGAGGCGGTCAGGGATCTGACCGGTGGAATCGGGGTCGACTACGCATTCGAGACCGCGGGTTTCGCGAGCCTGGTGGAGACCGGCTACAACGCTACGCGCAATGGTGGAACGATCATTGCGGTCGGAGCTCCGCCTGTGGACCAGGAAATCACGTTGGCTCCAGCCGCATTGCTGACCGTCTCGGGCAAGCGTCTGATGGGTTGCCTGCTTGGGAGTTGCAATTCGCTTCTCGAAATCCCTCGGTTGATCTCCTTGTGGCAGGCAGGGCGGCTCGATCTGGAAGCCCTGATCACGGGCCGCCGTCCACTCACCGAGATCAACGAGGCGATGGGCGACTTGCGAGAGAGTCGGGGGATTCGCACGGTGTTGGAGATTTGA